Sequence from the Microbacterium sp. 1.5R genome:
CGGGGCGCTCTGGATGAGAGAGGAACCAGGCGGCGCATGAGGTAAATCTAGTCGCTCTCAGCGCTCGGGCCGGTCAGGGATGCCGCGGAACTCGGCGGTCCCCGCGCTCAGGGGGTGGTCGTTCCGGTGCCTGGGTCGAAGACGGGAGGCTCGGTGACCGGCGGCAGTGACGGCTCGGGCGTCGGCTCGACCGGCGGAGTGGTCGGCTGCGGCTCCACCGGCGGCGCGGGTTCGCTCGGAGGAACCGGCTCGGGCTCGATCGGCTGCGACGGCTCCTGGTCGGGCCGGGAGTCCCGGTTGTCGGGCTCTTCGGTCTCCACAGGCAGTGCGCGCGTCACGGTGACGGGAGCGCTGACCCTCACACCGTCGCCGTTCTCCGCAGTGACGGTGTACACGGTGGCCTCGGAGCCGCACGCGAAGGGAACCGCTCGATCGGTGAGGTTGGCCGGCAGCGCCGCTGCGATCGGGAACTCGAGCGCATCGACCTGAGCGTCGCCTGCCGCGATCGCGACGCTCTCGGCATCGTCGATCTGCCAGCTCAGCAGCACCTGTGCTTCCGCTTCCTCTGAGGCGCATTCGACCGTCGCCGTGTTGGCGGTGAAGCTCTTGATCACGGGGTCCGCGGCGGGGGCCGGGGCCGAGGGGGTCGGACGCACCGAGGGCTCGGGGTCAGCGGGCGCCGCGACGCTGCTGAGGGTGCCGATGATCGCTCCGGCTGCGACCGCGAGCAGCAGCGCGACTCCGGAGAGGACCATCAGCAGCACGCTGCGCTTTCGCGTACGCTTCTCGGCGCGACGATGGCGCTCACGACGGGCGAGAGCGCGCGGCTCCTCAGCTCCGGACGAGAGTGCGGATGCGGCATGCGTTCCGCCTCCGGACCGACCGCTCTGCAGATGCTCGCCTGCGTCGAACCCGACGGCGACCGGCGCGTTCTTCGTCGCCGGCTTCGCGGCGGAGGCGGCTCCGACAGCACTCGACCCGGGGTTCTTGGTCCAGGCGACATACTCGGCGATGACATCGTCGGTGGGTCCGTCGGCGATGAGCTCGCCCTTGTGCACCCAGAGCACTCTCTCGCAGGTCTGCTTGAGCGAACCGGTCGAGTGGCTGACGATCATCACGAGGCCGGCGCTGTCACGCAGTTCGTTGATGCGCTTCTCGCTCTTCGCGCGGAATCGCCTGTCCCCCACGGCCAGTGCCTCATCGATGAGGAGGATCGAATGCGCCTTCGCCGATGCGATCGCGAACTTGAGTCGCGCCCCCATGCCTGACGAGTACGTGCGCATCGGGTGGTAGATGAAGTCGTTGAGCTCCGCGAAGTCGGCGATCTCGTCGACGCGCGCAGCCGCTTCCTCGGGGCTGAATCCCATCGCCAGCAGTCCGAGCCTGATGTTGTTCTCGCCCGAGAGCTCCGGGACGAGCGCAGCGTTCACACCGAGGAGCACGGGGCGGTCACGAGCGTAGATCGCGCCCTCGGAAGGCGGGATGAGTCCGGTCATCGCCCGGAACAGCGTGGACTTCCCCGAGCCGTTGTGGCCGACGACGCCGATCGACTCGCCCTCCGTCGCCGTGAAGCTCACTCCTCGCAGCGCCGGGACCGTGTGGAGGTCTCGACCGCCTCGGAAGGAGCGCAGACTCGTCAGCGATTCGCGCGTCGTCATCCGCTTGCCGGATGCGTACACGCGATAGTTGACGTGCACGTTGTCGGCCACGATCATCGGCCGTGGCGAGGTGTCGAGCGAGTTCGCTCGCGTGTCCGGGAGCAGAAGATCAGTCACTGAGGCCATACCTCGGCTCGCCCTGCCAGAAGAAGATCGTCCCCCCGACGATCGCCACCAGTGCCCAGATCGGCGCAGCGATCCATGCGAGGAGCGGCGCGGCATAGCCGTCCAGCATCACGTCGCGGGCCAGGGCGATGAATTCATACGTCGGCAGGAGGTGCGCGATCGTGAGCAGCACCGGGTACCCCCCGAGCGCGCCGTCGATGTTGAAGAAGATGCCGCTGGCGTAGAAGAGCACGCGGTTGATGATCGGGACGAGCTGCTGGATGTCACGCGTGCGCACCGAGATCCGCGCGACGATGAGAGCGATGCCCAGATTGAACACGCCCATGACCGCGAGGATCGGGATGATCAGGAGCCACGACCACGCCACCGGCTCGCCCAGGATGAGCAGCAGGATGCCGAGCAGCAGCACGACGGGCACCATTCGCATCGCCTGCTCCGCGATCACC
This genomic interval carries:
- a CDS encoding ABC transporter permease — its product is MGATAVPATSGLSEVGTRPRFGDYLADTWQLRTFALRLAGSRLIAGLLPNRLGVLWVVLKPLSLAIVYGTIFNFILAGAARPANFVPYLIVGVFVFEFFTGCFGSGSKAITSNSKLVQSFGFPRILLPISVIAEQAMRMVPVVLLLGILLLILGEPVAWSWLLIIPILAVMGVFNLGIALIVARISVRTRDIQQLVPIINRVLFYASGIFFNIDGALGGYPVLLTIAHLLPTYEFIALARDVMLDGYAAPLLAWIAAPIWALVAIVGGTIFFWQGEPRYGLSD
- a CDS encoding ABC transporter ATP-binding protein produces the protein MTDLLLPDTRANSLDTSPRPMIVADNVHVNYRVYASGKRMTTRESLTSLRSFRGGRDLHTVPALRGVSFTATEGESIGVVGHNGSGKSTLFRAMTGLIPPSEGAIYARDRPVLLGVNAALVPELSGENNIRLGLLAMGFSPEEAAARVDEIADFAELNDFIYHPMRTYSSGMGARLKFAIASAKAHSILLIDEALAVGDRRFRAKSEKRINELRDSAGLVMIVSHSTGSLKQTCERVLWVHKGELIADGPTDDVIAEYVAWTKNPGSSAVGAASAAKPATKNAPVAVGFDAGEHLQSGRSGGGTHAASALSSGAEEPRALARRERHRRAEKRTRKRSVLLMVLSGVALLLAVAAGAIIGTLSSVAAPADPEPSVRPTPSAPAPAADPVIKSFTANTATVECASEEAEAQVLLSWQIDDAESVAIAAGDAQVDALEFPIAAALPANLTDRAVPFACGSEATVYTVTAENGDGVRVSAPVTVTRALPVETEEPDNRDSRPDQEPSQPIEPEPVPPSEPAPPVEPQPTTPPVEPTPEPSLPPVTEPPVFDPGTGTTTP